In Cydia pomonella isolate Wapato2018A chromosome 12, ilCydPomo1, whole genome shotgun sequence, the sequence GCATGCAATTACACTTGTAGCTATAATTCCGAATACCTAGCATGGTCATCGGAAGTTCGCCGATCTGGTCATTACGATCGCCGAACGCAATCTCCCGGAAAGGACCTGCCAATATTTTGCCGTAGGGGAACCGGCTGTACTCATTATTATTTCGCTAATGCAAGGTAGGTAACGAATGTCGCAATTAAGATACGATTGTAATCGATGAAAGCCATGTGTATTTAGAATTTTCCGTTCCATCGCTTTAGAAAACGGCTTTGACGAAACGATATTTCTATggaaataaatatgtagtttaGACACTTCAGAGCCGTAACTAGAAACTATACATTTTGACGGAAAACTCATTTTATGGAGGTCGCTCACCTactaagaataaaaaatatgttagtgagatgaatttaaaaatacacaagTCTCGTCTACAAATAGAACTGCGAAGCACGCCTACCTACTTTCTTTATTAGCAAAATACTTCCGGCTTCACAGATAGGTATTTGCAAGTCACCTACGAGGTATGTcagcaaatattatttaatatcaaagcaacattcgcatttcACATTCTTACCGCTTGACGGTATAGAAATTGATCTTGATTGGCTGTGTTTGCATAACAAGAGTGTGTGCGTGCGTATGTAATGTGAATTCGTTCATTTGATAATGGAATAATGGTATAAATGAAAATGTCAATCAAAACACGAAAatgctataaataaaacaaagcattattttttgtctctttttttgtattattacaaTTCATAAAGTTAACCccgtgtaaactgttttgtgggactccgtatctgtgtaagatgtatctttttatgttaataataataattaaaaaacatgattattagaataataatgtaaacaaaccaaagaGTAGATGGAAAAATTGCTTGTGGATTGTGATACGAATAAGTGATAATGCCGGGAAGCGGCGGGGGTTATGTTAGACCCTTAATTGTTTTTATGCCTTTTATTTTCATAGTAATTCAAAAACATTGACTTATTTGGATTTGCAGGTCTAAAAGGCAAGTGATAGTATAGTAATAAGTATGTATCACTGGCCTGTGATACCGTGgattggggttactttgattccTGGGTATACTTTGATAAAAACTTTACCTCAGGTTCAAACTCGAATACTACACTTTCTAAACGCGTcctttggatattttttttacggttGGCAAAATTGAACGTCACTGCCAGATTGTGATTTGTGTCCGATCGTCACGGcgatttatgaaaataaaattaaatatgtaagtattagTTTTCTGTACTTTTGATAGCCTGTATAACTTATAATGTACCTACAATGTTCTAtatagtaaatacataaatttgatGTAATGAATTGAATCAGTCATGTATCGGCCTATGACATAGATTCTTGTTGTAAATCATAATCATGGCGGCCATTTCTATTTTTGCGGTTTTTGTGGGCGTGGGGTGTCATTGATCGCCCATAAGGGTTTACTTTGATCACTGATCAATGACACCCCGCGAAATATAGATCTAGATAATTAATGGTTTCTTAactgatttttgttttattgttttagagtaATGCCTCGAACATATAAAAAACGATTAGCATATCGGAACTACTCCGAAAAGTTTTAAATCAGGATTTGACAGAAGTGGTCGAAGGCAGGCTGTCGATACTTCAAGCATCCGAATATCATGGTATTGTTGGTAGTTTGATAGCTTTTTATTGTTCAATTATGGTCctaaacatatataaataaaatatgagacTTTTAGTTGATTTTTATTAAACTATCCTGGTTTTTCTTTGTCAAAGTAACCCCAAATGCAGAAAAATCCTTATAAATCCTAAACCTGcgaacggttttttttttaatgttttgaagTTTGGCTCTCTATGGGGGTTACTATCGAATTCCGTCGAAAAAAGGGGGGgtatcaaagtaaccccaagtTCAGTTTAAAGTTGATCaccacttttatattttatttcaggagatacattaaaagttaaaaatatattggagGAGCAAAAACCGATATTGGCATTTTGTTTTTTAGATTCCATATTCGGGGAGATAACAGaacatattaattttgaaattgatcAAATTAACCCCAATTCACGGTACAGTATAAtctaaatatgtaaaaacaaaGCCGTAGAACCTAGCTAAAAAATCTTTTCAGTGCAAAAAAATGTGAAGTAGTACTAATATAGATACTCGTAATTTCATGTtactaaaggttagatttgacaaatctgcacgtcatcgtgaatgacacgaactatatttcgATTATCGAACACCATACCTATAGAAACGATAAAGTTTTCCGTTTAGTTCTTCAACTTTTACATTGTCTATTATAGGCATACCCGTACCTGGCAAGTGCAAGCCCCCCGCCAGCTGTCTGGCCGACGGGAGTTACGCGCCGGTGCAATGCAAGGGAGATTTGTTCACGGGGAGGTATGATTCATTACGATTCCAATATTTTAGCGTTCAATCCAACTCTTTAGAGCGCCGTGTACATGTCTAATATTCAGTGAAACATTCTATACCTACTATATGCAGGTGCATTTCAATTCATACTGCATGCagttggatttttttttctcgtgcAGGCAACGAGAACGTGAacgaattatttaatataaatattaaataaaaccattaATAACCTCTCCTTCCCATTAGATATTGTTGATACTTaaaaagaaatgtatttttataggttataattttttttttatatacgctttgttaaaatttatttaataaatatgacattatgATTGCTACTGCAATATTATTTAAGGGATTTATCCCTTTAGATATTTTATGGATACGCTGAACAGATATcaatttcatattattatgatatgTATGTGTTTGATTTTTCCCTGACACGTCTGTTTGCCGTCTGGAACGCTTTGAATGGCTTTGAATTAATTACACAGATGTTTCTGCTCCGACCGCCGCGGGAACAGAATATTTGGACAAATGTGGAGAGGCCAAGCAAAGAACATGTCGTGCGGTAGGTTAAACTAAATACTGCCTACTATCACTACTTTAATTCATAAAGCTATTACAGTACTATTAATGGAGCAACAAAGCATACAATTTTTAACAAGCGTAATCAAGAATATGTTTGCCTaaatatactctggcaaaccaactttgtcagtagaaaaaggcgcgaaattaaaactttctatacactgaaaaaaatagatagccgaactggttttgaaactttactaaataactaaactacggttataagaaaataaactttgcataaatttacaaacttattttgtagtgtatacccagtacctgaacactgatagccaaacacggttttgtaacatataacacatagttcgcaagtcccaatttttgtgtaaacagtaaccaaaattttgttacagttatgcaaaccatttctttcagtgtaggAGGACAACCCTTTGCGCCTACATTTTCTGAATTTGTCGCCTTTTTCCACTAACGGAAATGGCTTACCAAACTATGAGCTTGAGAAAAGATACctttttctcaaaaaaaaagtgtaaatatgCTTATCTCAAGCTACTGCATATTAAATAGATTCTGACTCAATATCAACTTCTTTATTATTAGCTAGTCTGCATTACGGCTTCACTGGCACTCATTGCGTCTTAAAcatgttttcctactcctctacggttatatgtcatttatgcattcattaacacgaatataagaacatacataagaggtttcaagaaaagtctatattgtctattcctcataacagcacttgtgcttttaatcgctataatgttactgcgattaatggctaccaacctaacaaaatcaaaacaaatacagttttaaactaagtgcattgctgccaacttacaaaatattcatttggttgcataaaacaatcacttcataagtcagaaacacgcatgtgacacccgtaatatagcaacacccatagactacgaagaccgcttagtgttgcttgttagtctccgtaggctacggtggcctaaatcgagaaaaaactgtccaaatatttaatttagcaagtagcaagtaccagggcctcatgagttacgaggtgtcgctgaccggccggccgcggcccggggcgggccgggcgcgtatcAAGGTATGCTcacgcgtcttggctatatacttttgctttgtttacctaaattaagatttatttttgttgactcgtaggaaaagtattgtatgcaacgttgtataagtaggtcaaaaaatgctcgtggcgtatccctttacaatgttcgcctacgccttcggctccggctcacattgtaactcacgccactcgccttttttgacccttcttatacaactgttgcataaaatactataataaacattattttggtGATCCGTACATACCTAATGAGtgtttttctatattttatatgtattaacaCAGCGGTCAGCAAACCTGAGCCGCATGCAGTTCTTTGGGGGTACTATTGCGTCTCTTCAAGATATCCAAAATTATCACTCAGGATTCTTATACCATAAAACCAACACTTGTGGCTCTTGTTGCCGGTTCCAAAAACTGATGATTTGTACTACGGATGACTCTTCTCACAAGTCACTCAATATCGacatcaaatagatagtgacggtCAACATAGCCAAATATATCGTAAATCGTAACACACCTTGGTTGTCATAGAAATAATAACCGCTTTGGCCGACATTTTTTTATGCTGACTGTAGTAACGGCAATACTATCCCATCGGTAATGTTTTTAGATAAGGTTTATTAATTTTGACACTTAATACAGTGGACCCTTTAGCACAGtattttcatagaaagcctaCCTTCATTTGAGCCATGGTGTGGTTTTGAAACGGGGGCGCTTCAACTGCAGTggtatacattttttatgtcatttgatatttttgtttcaccCTTTCTAACTCATCTATTAGAAAGGGGATATAGTGATTTTATCGGAAAAGGTAttctaataacaaaaaataaaagtaaatcacatgcaaatataaaataaattacaataatttaatatcaCCCATTCCGTAAAGCCagtcaaaataaatatgacaGACGTATGTCATTATTCGTCACTCTGCAGGTTTTAAAGAAACGGTCAAAAAGTTtgaataagtaggtattgtaTAAAAAGAATAAGATTTTTCTTTGGAAATACGGTAACAAACATTCCTAAATCTAATAATATGAGTAGACAAACATAAACCTAACTAATTCAATTTATGAGGGCACGTAGGCTGTTCCTAGTGTTCTTAActtcttatttaattatttatcctCCGCGTTTTCagtgtacagtcgacgtcaaagatatgtttacacttttgcaccttactcctttgtaataaaataaagcgaaaaatgtaaacataacaTATTTGACGTCGATTGTACCAGCGAACTCTTTGTTATCATGCAGCGACAGCAAGTACAGACAGATGCTGTCTCTGTTGCATATGCATATGTATTATGTTTTCTAGCGTGTAGTAGGCGAAGAGCAGAATTGGAAGCATCCGAGAAGCGAGCTGTTACGCTCCACTGCACACGCACTGGCGACTACGAGCCGCTACAGTGCGACAACGGACTCTGCTGGTGTGCGCAACCGAGTAGTGGCCAACCTACAGTGCAACCTGTGCTTCAGACAAACATGAAACGTCTTCCTTGCTGTACGTCacaagttacttatttatttcagtgGCAGCAGAAAATAGAAGAGATCGAGATGCAGAAGTGAGCAATCGAGTAAGCCTAAGCCGGTACCTCTACTAGTGTGTAATAAACGACGCCGGTATGGGGCCCGtttctcgaatggtattagagtattattattagtgtgttgccaaggtaacccatacgacttgaaggttcgtggactaataatattagtctaccTAATACCGTTCGCAAACTCGCCCCATGGTGATGCTGTTTGCTATCGCCTGTGGTGAGGTTTCTTTCTGGCTATAGAATAGTATGCGTAATCCCGTACTGACCAACCTATAGTTCAAATTTTGCTCAGGGATATCATTAATCTGCTTCGGTGCTGTATATACGTTAGcatctatattttttaatttctcgaTGCTGACCCGAGTGGTAGAAAGCGGCCATCGTAGATTAATCGCGCTTGCATTACATTGCTGTAACTCTGCTTAAGAACTAAAGTTCCAGTGACCAATGACATCACACGCTGCATCCTTCGGATATCTGATGAAATTTGTTACTACCACGGATACAACCTCACATACAACATAGAGTAGAATTAGTAGCGTTGTAAGTTGTAATCTATTGCACTTGAGACAAAATATCTCGAAATCTAATTTAGTTCATaaaatagaacaacaaagaGTGCTATACACTTGTTCAAATAATGCTATCATTGTCATATCCACGACCAAACTTCAAGGATTCTTTTTCATTGACTCAACACGCATATAGATACAGCCATTATGATATTAGTTGGCACATGGCTCTTATTGTTCTGAATGTTTTTCtagttctaatttaaataagttatacgaaaaagtaaaaaaatatataaccagATTTTAAGTTCAAAATTATTGAATTCAGACAATGCAGTCGGCATGGGTGAAAGTTACCTAAGAAGATGTGAAAGCCCGGTTCAAGCTTTGGTTGAGATACACAAGGAGCAGTCAGCACATGGAACTAAGTACTTGAGCAAGTCCTTGACACTCTGCGATTACGACGGAAGTTATGGGGCTTATAAAATTCAAGGCACAAGGTAAAGTACAATTTTCCATACGTAGCATTATTTCATCGAATCCATCAAGATGGAGAGATGTATGCCGCGCTTCTTAGTTGAATAGACAAGAGTTAGGGTTCCACTAAGTAAAAAATCAGGAATCAGCCAATCACAACCACTTAATAATAACGTAATTCGTTGATTCTTACCTCAGTGAAACCACAATCAACAACTAAGTTACGTaacgaggctttgctccgtggtcgttagtgctagaaagatgaaatttggcataaaatcaataaagtcgacaaagtcgtacaataaaatgtaaaaatgtaattttgtttagggtacctcccttacacgtaaagtgggggtgaattttttttttgctttaacgctacgtgtggggtatagtTGGAatggtcttttaaaactaaaagcgttcttcaaaaaacattttttttgataaagttaatatattcggagataacgctccgaaaaaaaaagtgtccccctccccctcctgtaacttttgaaccataggtccaaaaatatgaaaaaaatcgtggtagcggacatgatcagtttagctgtttttgagttatcgcaaaaagtttccccttcatagtaaaaagacgtacatccgcagttaaacgttattaccacattaaatgggttgttaaagttatttggcattattcttgaaaataagctaaaatataagataaaaatttggttattttactcattctatttttatttaatttgtctaaaacaatttcattggctgtatgagtaaaGCCGTCGACTATTGGTAGTTTTAGAACGAAagggtaaaaaataaaaagaggcaatcccgctaattttatattcatattcgtttattgcacttatgtacgatgcattatgtctaggacttagtgttatactttactttttcatgctttaatgaaccaaatcattttaaaattacttcagtttgctaaaatatgtgttttattcatctataataaataaataaaaataaaaagccttttatttcttgaattaatacattgtaaattaaatttcaaaaattttaattattcaagAACCCCGCTTCCACAGGTGAAGGCCTCATCCTTATTCATCTatatagcaatctaaatgtttttcgctatgggatatttatctttagacatgcaaagtctccgattgcaagtaagtctattactttaattaggtactgattatgcaaatttgcctatttgtttaattcgggtgataggtaccgtttcatcccttggttaacaatctactccagtttagcttattgtgacggaagagtaattacggaaccctacactgagcatggcccgacatgatcttggccggtttttatacaattataccacaaaaattgtttgttttataataatattgttcttatatattttcttaattgTTACCTAATGTTTTCAGTGCTTACTGTACGGGCCGAGACGGTGCCATTCTAGGAGCATGGACGGCCGAATCAAGCAAAGTAGCCGGAATGAATTGTAGTGAGTTATAGTTACTTCGGTTAAATATGTTAAGTTCAGATTTCTAGACATTTAggttataaacatttatttattcgagTAATGCCATCATACCAAAACACGTGTAGTTGATATTTATGACACGATTGCATGTTCATTGcctactaaaataaataatgcagACAATGCAATTAATAAACAACAAGGAACGCATCAAATGCGGAAAGTATCTTAGAGTATTTTCAACCGACTGCTGGAAAAAATGAAAGACATAATCAGAAGTCTAGGTAACGCTTTGGTTTCGTTATGGGATTTTTCAACCAGAGTTCCGAAATGTAGGTATATCATTCTAACAAGAAAGTGCGTATATCGGGTACGTGCACTGCAGCAATTCCACATTCCATATTATCGAGGTTCAATTGGAAGCTTTTGCATAAATGATCTGGTTCAGCTTAGACCGGGGCATGACGTCGACGGGTGCGCGGCGACCGGTCGGCCGTGACCCTGTCCCCAATCCGTGGTACGGTTCTCCACCCATCCCGCGGACGGAATGCGGAGGTGGCGCCGTCGAATTACTTTACTATAGCTCCCCGGCACTATTAGTCCGGGGTCCTTGCAGAGCTTACTCAATTTATTTCACTAGGGACACTTATCCGCTAGACGACTAACTAACCAGGTCTATATATGACGAATAGATATCTACCACTAAAAGCGTAGAAAAGCGTTCGGAACTCCTAGGGTCCACCAGTGTCTAATCAGGGTAGTTGACCGGTCTGCAACGGTATTAAATCGCACCGGAAATCATATTACTGTTACAGAACTTCACGAGATGACAGTGACAATTGAATACTGTACccgtagtgtaaataaattcgatttccaaacgtgacgtacgcgtttgcgtttagtctcattttgtattgaatttcgaaagagcgcgccaagcgggacgttttggaaactcaaaatcctatacaaaatgacacttaacgcaaacgcgttcgtcacgttatgatgtcgatcacagttacactaggggtactgtagacGAATAGTTAGAATACTGTAGACGTTAGTCTTGCTATATGAACGTTTACGTCGTAGGAGAAGTCGAGACAGTGAATAATATTGGAACGCTTTGGAGCCAGGGTTTGTTAGGCAAGTCAGATTTTATTTCTAGATAATCTGTGATTGCACTAGTGAAATGACAACTTAAAGGTTTTTGCTGGTACGAGTATGAAATAAATGAGTCACCACGTTATCGACTTTCACGACACAGGTCACAGGTATTATGCAGTGCAGATTAGATTTCTATGAAACACAGTTTTCGCAATTCGCAAGCCTCTTGAAATGGTACAATTGATATTAGCCTAACTTATTATGTGCCTATGTCGGTGCAACTAATGTAACACCCTAGGTTTAGAATCATTCAAGTGTAAGTACAGCACTACATAAGGTGAGAGCTATAAAGATTACCGTGACGCTAAAGAAATAACATTAATGATAGACCGATAGTCAGGCAGATAGACAGCCACGTAACGCTAAATGTACGATCAactagtcagaccaagctaagttggctgCGATTATGATAGCCCAGCATGTGCAgatgttaagtaaacgtcatacgtcgtcgtcgtcgtgtgggctatcaaaatcgctgccaatttatcTTGATCTGCTTCTATAACGATAAAATTCTCTAGTATTAAAGTGGTAAGAATCCGAATCCGATTTCAAGTACCTCGGCTCGCTCGTGCAGTGCGATGGCGATATTGACCGTGATGTGAAAAACCGGATTAGCacaggatggatgaaatggcgacaggtcacgggaacaatttgtgacgcccggatgcccctccgactgaagggtaaaatttataaaaccatcataagacctgtcgtcatgtatggatcagagtgttggTGTTGGGCactaaaagtgacggatgaaaagagattgcatgtagcagaaatgagaatgttaagatggatgtgtggtgtgacaagaatggataggataaggaatgagtacataagaggaagtctgaaagttgcacccataatagaaaaaataagaGCGAATcacctagcgtggtatgggcatgtgatgcggaagGATGAAAGTCacgtgacgagaaaggtattacgaatgaacgTGAAGGGACGGAACggaagaggaaaacctaggacacggtggatggattgtgtgagagatgacatgaaacgaacacGAGTGAACGAtaagatgacgggtgacagaaagatatggaaggtaagggcatttattcgtgtgatgagcatggatatttgttcctgagtcatgggtgttttctatgtatttaagtatgtataaatatttatatatctattattatatatcgttgtctaagtaccctcaacacaagccttattgagcttaccgtgggacttagtcaatttgtgtcataatgtcctatatttaatatattttatttatttatttatttatctgaaaAAAGCCTCTATAATCAAAACGttacacggcccgattcgaagaatgagatacgataacgataagttctcattacGACTATACCTACATTTTTGAATAATACATATAGGCCTCGTATTTGTTTCTCATATTACTGTCACAATAACAGAGTAGgtacaaagtattatttttatattaatggaAAAATTCACCTCATCCGGCAAGACTCGAACGTGCGACCTTTTGGAACACCGGTTCAA encodes:
- the LOC133523667 gene encoding uncharacterized protein LOC133523667; its protein translation is MFNLLLSSVSLICLVNSAMAQHSKCAGCVSDLKESDCAKGDFLQYDPKVLFGCCPVCRPGIPVPGKCKPPASCLADGSYAPVQCKGDLFTGRCFCSDRRGNRIFGQMWRGQAKNMSCACSRRRAELEASEKRAVTLHCTRTGDYEPLQCDNGLCWCAQPSSGQPTVQPVLQTNMKRLPCYNAVGMGESYLRRCESPVQALVEIHKEQSAHGTKYLSKSLTLCDYDGSYGAYKIQGTSAYCTGRDGAILGAWTAESSKVAGMNCNCARDTSIYFPDAGMTVAETCESNGNYRTQQNIGDYWYCVDTDGYAIDCTA